The following is a genomic window from Moorella sp. Hama-1.
AAATAGTCCTTCTACCAGCTCGATTTGTGCCTCCCCGCTAATCTGGGACTGCACTTCCCGAACAACGTTCGTCAGCTGGCCCCAGCTCACTACCACGACTTTTAGCGCCATGTCCGTCTCCCTCCCGGATGTCATGCCCTTCGGGGGGCATAGCTAAGTATTCAGCTTTACCATTGATTTATTCGCCGGGGAAACGTTTTTTCCCTGTATATGCTGAAAACAACTTAAAAAGCCCCCGCGTACCGCTACGGATCCGGGGGCTATTTTACCCTCAAACGCTGAATCGGTGTAAAGTAAGCCTTAAAAAAGTAGGTATCAGTTAACAGTCTCCTCGATTAATGGAAGAATCTATCTCACTCAAGTGGCTTCAGGCTCTCCATACTCAACGCTCTAATGGGAGGTCGAGGGCGCGGGGGCTCAATTTCCCCGGCATCGTCCTTCTCTTCACTCAAAACCTGGCGGAGGAGTAAGGTGCAAGTCCGGCCCTGGCATAGACCCATACCCGCCCGGGTGTACCGCCGGATGGCCGCCAGAGAGTTGCATCCGGCCCGAACGGCTTCCCTTACCTCGCCGGCAGTAACCTCCTCACAACGGCAAATAATAATGTCATCAGGAATCGGCAACTCGAAAACCTCCCCAGCGTTCAAGATAATAAGGTACTAACGACGGTGACGTAGCTCCATCCACAATCAATTCGGCCAGGAGGCGGGTGATAATAGGAGTTACTACCAGCGTACTTTTAAAGCCGGAAGCTAGATAGAGATTGTCGATGCCCGGCACAGGCCCTACAAAGGGTTCATGATCGTAGGTGAAGGGCACCGGGGCAATCCAAGAACGCAGGCACGTCAAGCGGTTTAAAGCGGGCAGGTAGCCTTGGACGCCTTTAATTATGAGCTGGATGCTGCCGGCATTCACTGTTTGGCGAAAGGCCGGATCAACGGTGCTGACCTGCCCCAAAATCAAATTACCCCGGGCCGTAGGATTCACGGCCGTCTCGACGGCCTTTAAGCCGTCTATTTTGTCCCATCCCCCGCCACCCAGGGCCCTCCGGGTGGCTTCCTCTTCCAAAGCCGCCCTCTCTGAATGGACGGTTATAATGGTGTGGCGCAAAAAGCCGGGCACCGGAGCTGTAACTAGGGCTTCGCCGTGGATGTAAAACTGGGGTATGTCTAAGGAAAGCATCAGGCCCAAGGAGCGCGTCCATGCCCCTGCCGCCAAAACCACCATTCCGGGCTGCAACACACCGTGATCCGTTTCCACCTCTGTAACTCGCCCCGCGGTAACTTTAAAACCTAGCACCTCATAGTCCATGCCAAGATAGGCCCCTTGTTCAACCGCCCGGCGGCAGTAACCGGCAACCAATTGCAGCGGGTTTACCCGCCCCTGCTCCATATACAGGGCGCCATGTATATTCGCGACATCTAAAGAGGGCTCCTGTTCCTTTACTTCCGCCGGCGTCAGGAGCGCTACGGGAAAATTGACCCTCTGCAGGTTACCGAGGATTTCCCCGGCTCCTTGGCATTCAGCCTGGTTGCGAATCAGGGCTAATACCGGACAATTTTCGTATTCTAAATCCCATCCCAATTCTTCGTCTAAATGCCCAAATTCACGAAAACCGGCCAACGCCAACTCGAAACTAAAGCCCGGCTTGCAATCCGCCAGCAGCACCATTCCCAAGTTGGCACCCGAAGCGCCCCCCGCCAGCCCGTGTTTGCTCAACATCACCACCCTCAGGCCCCGCCGCGCGAGTTGCCAGGTCAGGGCCGCCCCTATCATCCCCCCGCCGATGACCAGGACATCCGGTTTTTTAACCAACCTCCACCACCTGTCTCTGCCGCGCTAACCTGCGGGCTGACGGTGCCATTTCCTTGGGCACTGCCACCGTAACCACGGCCGTACGGTCGTTGGCCGAAGGATTGGTTACCCGCAACACGCGCCCGGTACAAACTTCGCGCCCTTCTCTATCAACCATCTTAACTATTTGGCCTTGCTCCGGCCAAGGTAACATTTCCCACGGCAATGATATCGCCGCCGTATCTTCGGCGTAGTCCAGGTTCACAACAAAACAGGCCTGGCCGGGACATGCTGCCACGCAACGCCCGCAGCCGTTACATTTGTCCAAATCGACCGCCGGGATATTGGTAATCGGCCGGCCAACTTTAATGGCTCCCCGCGGGCAGGCCGTTTCACAAGGGTTGCAGGGTATGCCTTCCAGGCACTCAACAATGACTTTAGGGCCCCTCCCTCCTATTTTTTGCCAAACCCGATCATTTTTCTTATGATTTATGCTAAAATTCCGCCCCCGCAATTCTGCCAGCCCGGCGGTAATAGCCTCAATTCTGCCGGTAGCAGCTGCCGGCGCTATAAGACCCAGATACTTTGCCGCCGCCACAGCAGCTAGTTTGCCCTCTTCCATGGCGGTGGAGGCTTCCTCGACGCCGGAAGCATCCCCGGCCACAAAAACGCCCGGCACCCCGGTTTCCAGGGTGGCGTCATACTCGGGGACCCACCCGCCGGCTTCCCGGCTGAAATGCAGCCGGCATCCGGCCATAGCAGCCAGCTCGTAAGCCGGCGTCAACCCTACCGCCAGGCAAATGGTATCCACCTCAAGCATCTTTTCGCTGCCGGGCACCGGCAGGCCGGAGGATAAGGCCGCTATTACCGCCCCTTCGACGCTTTCACGCCCGACAGCCTTTAAAATTGTATGGCTGGTCAGTACCGGCACGCCTAAACTCTTAATTTTAGCCGCATGGACCTCATAGCCCCCGATGTGGGGCTGGGCTTCCACTACGGCAACAACCTCGGCCCCCCCCTGGAGGAGTTGATAGCTGACAATTAAGCCGACATTGCCGGCTCCTACCATTAAAATCCTTTTGCCCGGCAAAACCCGGTAAATGTTGGCCAAGGTCTGGGCGGCGCCGGCCGTCATCACGCCGGGCAGCGTCCAACCGGGAAAGGCCAGGGCTTTTTCGTTGGCCCCGGTAGCCAAAATAATAGCCTTCGCCGCCACTGAAACTGAACCCTTGGGGGTAGCAATCCCCAAGACCTTGTCGGGAAAAATTCCATATGCCACCGCGTCGGTCATTACTTGTATCCCGGCGGCCTGAACGGCCTCAACAAGGCGGGCGGCTATTTTATATCCGCGCACCCCCGCCCAATGCCCCCGCGAACCAAAAAATTTATGAATCTGTTTGGTCAACTGGCCGCCGAGGGCTTGGTTTTCATCAATCAGCAGGACCCCGGCGCCGAAGCCAGCCGCCGTAGCGGCGGCAACTAAACCGGCGGGGCCTCCCCCGACTACGGCAATGTCAACGATGCCTGGAAACAACGCCCAGACCCCCTACCCTTGACTCTTGATCTCCATGCCTTCCCGGACCAAAGTAATACACGAGCGCACATTCTGCTCCCCGTCAACTGTGACGAGACAGTCGGAGCAGCGGCCGATACAGCAAAAAATTCCCCGCGGCTCTCCCTTTTTATCGGTAAGACGCAGGGCCTTGACGCCGTTCGCCAGCAGGGCGACGGCGATGGGCTCCCCTTCGTGCGCTTCAACAGGCCGGCCGTTATAATAGATAGTAACCGTGCGTGGCTGGGGAGCGGGTCCCAGGACGGGATGCTCGTTAATACGCAGCACCGCAATCGCCTCCCATCAACATGCTGCCGGCGCAAAAAAGGATTACCGGCCTGCTGGCGACCTCACCGGCCGGTAATCCCCCCAGCACCACTTATTTATTCTTACTCTTGGCGATTAGTTCATCGACATTGATCTTGCCGGCCTTTAAATCGGCCATAATCGCCTCGATTTTTTGCTTGGCCTCGGGTTTGACCACCTTGGAGGCCAGCTGCTCGTTCCAGTACAAGCCGGTGGCGCCTTCCTTTATGCCCACCAAGTAAGCCTTGGCCTGAAATTGCCCGTGGGCGATCAGGTCCGTAATATAGGCGATCCCCACCGGCACGCTCTGTTTGCTGCTGACCACGACATTTTCCGGGGCCAGGTTGGACTGGTCCTTCCCATAGCCGATTACCAGAACTTTTTTGTCCTTGCCGGCCTGGATGACCCCCAGGCCCGCCTGGTCCGCATCCTGCATAACTATATCGGCGCCCTGGTTGATGAGGGCCACAGCCATCTCCCTGGCCTTGGCCGCATCGTCAAAGTTGCCGGTGAGGGAATCTAAAACCGTTACACCGGGGTTGGCGTATTTAGCCCCCGCTATAAAACCGTCGCGGCAATTTATTATGGAAGGTATCGACATGCCACCGACAAAGCCGACTTTATTGCTCTTGGTGATCAGGCCAGCCGCCACCCCGCCGAGGAAACCCACTTCTTTGTTGGCTATATCCAGCGAAGCGACATTGGGTTCCTGGGAAATGTCGCTGCTAGTGACGACAAATTTCGTCTTCGGGAAGTCTTTAGCCACTTTCTTCGCGGCATCACCAAATTCAAAACCGTGGGCAAAGATGACATTGTAGCCCGAGGAGGCGTAGGCCCGGAAGGCCTCCTCCTGGTCGGACTGGCTGACGTTCTCCCGGTAGGCCACCTCAGCCCCCTCTTTTTCCTTAGCCAGCATCAGGCCCTCATAGGCCGAGGCGTTCCAACCGTTGTCGTTAATTGTTCCCGGCAGGAGCATGGCAATCTTTAGTTTCTTGGTTTCCGCCTGCTGGCCGGCGCCGGTTTCCTGCTTGGTCCCTTCTTTAGGCGGATTGGCAGCCTTGTTGCCGCAACCACCCAGGAAGGCTGCCGTAAAAACTGCCAGCGCCAGGATTATCCCCCAAATGTAAACCTTCCGCATTTTGTTTTTCCTCCTTTTTTCTATAAATTCGCCCACAACATTAACTCAGGCCCTTTGGCCTAAAACTACTTCAGCTCCTTATTTCATTGTTATAGCCTCCTTTCCCGTTAAAAAACCGCTTTTATTAGCACTTTTATTAGAGGTTGACCACCATGGCTAATTCAACCAGGCCAGGCTTAAAATACACGTTAACATAGCAGGCCGGGTTGTCTTCCAGGGTGTACCATGCCTCCTCCCACCAGGTTAAAGGGGCTGAAAAATCTTTTTGAAATATCCCGGCCGCTTTGCTATAGGTCCTTGATTTCATCCAGATAACCATCTTGGCCAATTCGCTTGCGCAATGCAGCTCATAATACTCTTTTAGGGTACGGCTGGGCTTTTGCTGCCAGGCAGGGCTCAAAAAATATTTATGGGGAATTTCTATTTCGGCCAAAATCGCCGGCTGTTCGTTTTTGTAATATAGCCAGTCGAAACTCCACACCTCATCTTCAGGTCCCAGGTGAAGCTTTGCCCTCGCGCCTGCAGAAGCCGCTGTTTTCACCGGTTGACTTTGTTCTACCCGTACTACTCCTCCTTGGCTTTCCAAGATTTCAATAAAATCAGTGGTGAGGTCCAGGCGCCCGCTCAGGGCGGCAATGTCGCGATGATAAAAGTTCCCTCTTCCCTGCTTTTTAGTGATAACACCTGTATTAACCAGGGAATGCAATGCCTCCCGGAGCGTGCCCCGGCTGATGCCCATCATCCCTGCCAGCTCTTCTTCGGAAGGCAAGCGGTTATCAATAAAGTATCCCTCTTTAATCATGCCCAGCAAAGCCTCAATAGCCTGGTTATGCAAGGTATTACGTTTCAGTTTAAACATTTGCTTCTTTCCCCTTGGAACTCGCTTAGATCAAGATTATATTTTCCTCGCGCTGCCAGCTCCGCGATAATTTCGCCGGCGATAGGCGTCATAATAGCCGAGCTTTTAAAACCGGCGGCAAGAATCATGTTTTCCGGACCCCAAAAGCCCAAGTAAGGTCTGTGGTTGCTGGTACAGGCCACGGGCACCCTCCAGCTGCGTATAACCTTCAGGTGACTTAAGCCTGGAAAAAAGCGAGCTAACTCGCGCGCTAAAAACGGCAGATTTTCTTTCCGCGCCAAATAACCTTTACTATCGTTCAGTTGATAAATGCTTCCCGGCATCATGGTTTCCCCGATAAGCAAATTGCCGGCATTGGTGCAGGTGCAACAGAGGGAAACGCAGGGTTCATTTTTGTTTAAATGTTCGCTTTCGAAAAAGGAGGCCAAGGAAAAATAGTTCTGCAGCAGCGGACCCGCTTTTTCCGTTACCAAAGCCTCTCCCCAAACGAAATCCACGGGGATATCCAGCCCCATCTCCCTGCCCAACATTTTTGTCCAGGCCCCAGTTGTGACGACGACTATATTAGTAGAAATTTTACCCCTAGAGGTAATGACTTCTTTTATTTTCCCGTTGACCACCTTAAATCCCGTCACCGGCGTGTTTTCAAGTACTTTACATCCCCGAACAGAAGCTTTATGAAGAAAGGCGTAGATTAGTTTAAAAGGGTTTAATTGTCCTTCCAAGCAATAGCTGGCTCCCTTAATAAGCTCCGTGTTCAGGTGGGGTTCTATTTCCTTAACTTCTTGTTTCTCAAGTAGTTCAATTTCCAGCCCCGCCCCCATTTTCCGTTGTTGAAATTCCTGCAACTCCTCCCATTCTTGAGGGCTGGTGGCGATTATTAACGACCCCGATCGCCGAAATTCTATATCCATATCTAGTTCTTCCTGTAAATTTAATATGCGTTGCCAACTTAACAAACTCAGGTCAAGGCTTAAACCTAATTCCGCATCCTGTAACTGCACGCGACCAAAATTGCCCCCTGAGGCTCCACTGGCAACTTCTCTTCGATCCACGAGGATGATTTTAAAACCCCTTAAGGCCAGGTGGTATGCTGCTGATGCACCAAAATAGCCTCCTCCGATAATCACAATGTCAGCTAACATTATCTATCACCACCTTCAGGCTAACACGTATATACGTTGTACATTTTATCGGTTTAATATATTCGACAAGGCCTTTATTTTTCCTTCTTCATTTTTTAAAAAATTTTTTCTGAGAAAGTGTTGCTCAACCCTCTGTTTTTCCGGTGTTTAATCCAGAAACTAAAAATAATTATACTATTTATACTATCAGCCGGATAATGAGTAGCCTAGGGTGCTTAAAAACAGGTACAAAAAAGCCCCCGGGTGTCCCTTGCGCACCCGGGGGCTGCATTACCCCAACCACGTAAAATGCCTTCATCTTATCCGTCACTTTATAAACAAGCTAGGCGCCGGCCGTTAATCCCCGGGAACAGGCGGCCTTCCGGCCTCCCCGCACCCGGCCTTAAACACATACCCGGCAGCAATCACATCCTGGCCAGTTCCTCCAGGGTCTTGCCTTTGGTCTCAATGCCCAGCAGCAGCATACCCAGGGCCGTGGCCACAAAAACAGCCGTGAAGAGGATGAAAATCAACGGGTAAGCCGCTGCCTGGCCCATGGCGACAATCATCTGGCCGACGATTACCGGCGCCAGGATGGCTCCAATACGGCCGCAGAAGGAGGCCCAGCCGGATCCCGTCGCCCGGATGGCCGTCGGATACATCTCCGGGGTGTAGGCGTAGAGGACGCCCCAGGCCCCCAGGTTGAAGAAGTAAACGGCCAGGCCCCACCAGATGATCTGGCTGGTGGTAACGCTTAAGGAGAACATATAGGCCGCTACCCCGCTTAAAACAAGGTAGGACACCAGGGTGGCTTTGCGGCCGATCTTCTCCACCAGGTAGGCGGCGCTGAAGTAGCCCGGTACCTGGCCCAGGGTCATGATGAGTACGTATTCAAAACTCTTGATAATGGCAAAGCCTTTACCTACCATCAGGGAGGGCAGCCAGGTCACAATGCCGTAATAGGAAAAATTAATCCCAAACCATAGGATCCACAGGCAGAGGGTGCGTCGGAAGTAGCGGGAGGACCAGAGGTCGGCAAAGGTGGCTTTGACGGCTGTTTCGGCCGTGGCCGCTACCGGGCTGGCCGTTACCTTGCTCGGGTCGACGCCGCAACTCCGCTCAATCCTTTCAACTATTTCCCGGGCTTCTTCTTCTTTACCGGTCTTCTCCAGGTAGCGGGGCGATTCCGGTAAAGCCCGCCGCAGGACGGCGGCGTACAGGGCCGGCAGGGCACCGATAAAGAAGGCCAGGCGCCAGCCCCAGTGAGGTACGGCCAGGTAACCGATGAGGGCGGAGGCGATCCAGCCGAAGGCCCAGAAGCTCTCCAGCAATACCGACATTCTACCCCGGTACTGGGCGGGGGAAAATTCGCTGGCCAGGGTGAAGGCTACCGGCACCTCGGCTCCCAGGCCCAGGCCTACTAGGAAACGCAGGATCATGAGCATGGTGTAATTGACGGATAAACCGGCCAGGAAGGTGGCAATGCCATAGAAGATCAGGGTGTAGTTAAAGACCCGCTTCCGGCCCCAGAGATCGCTCAAACTACCGCCGAAGACGGCCCCCAGGCCCATCCCCAGAAGACCGATGCTCCCCAGAGCCCCCATCTGGGTGGCCGTCAGGCTCCACTCCTTACCCACCGCCGGCAGGACAAAGGCTACCAGCCCCACGTCCATGGCGTCGAAGAGCCAGCCAATCCCGCAGATTAAGAGCATTTTGTAGTGGAAGCTACTCAGTGGCAGGCGTTCCAACCGCTCGGCAATACTCACAATTTTCTTCCTCCCCCTAAAATAGGGTTCTACCTGCCCTTTATTCTACTACATGTCTTGCCAAGTGACAAGACATGTACAAATAAATTTATCTTTTCCCAGCAAAAACGGCCGCCGGCTCCCCTCGTCGAGGTTTGCATCTCCGGCGGCCGTTTTGCTTCAAACTGAACATTATTCCTGCAGCATCCGCCGCAGGGGTGGGACGATCTGCTTTTTCCGGGACATGACTCCGGGCAGGAAGACCCGCCCCGCTCCCGGAGTGACGTTAAAGGCCAGTTCCACCGCCCGGCCCTGGGGACCGGCGTAGAGCAATTCCGTACCGTTACGCATCAAATCGGTGACCATCAGGGCCACCAGGTCGTAGCGCTTTTCAGCCTGGAGTTTCGCCAATTCTTCCTGTAGTTCCCCCCGCCCGACGGGCAGGGTGTCCGGGTCGATGATTTCAATCTGGCCGATGCCCACCGCCGTGCTGCCGAAGTGAAAGTTTTTAAAGTCCTCGAGGATAATCTCCCGGCCTGTACGCCCGGCCAGGGAAGAGCCGGCGCGGAACATCTCACGACCAAAATTGGTAACGTCTATAGCGGCGGTTTGAGCCAGCCAGGTAGCCAGTTCCTTATCGACTGGTGTGGTCGTCGGCGATTTAAAGAGCAGGGTATCCGAAAGGACGGCCGCGCACAGGACGCCGGCCACAGCCGGAGCCGGTTGAACGCCCCGTTCTTTATACATCCTGGCGATAATGGTGGCCGTGCTCCCCACGGGTTCATTGCGGACCATGATGGGTTCAGCCGTCTCAATGTCGGCCACCCGGTGGTGGTCGATTATCTCGAGGGTCTCGGCTTCTTCGATGCCGGGTACGGCCTGGCTCTTTTCATTATGATCCACCAGGATTACCCTTTTACCCCGCATGGCCAGCAGGTGGTACCTGGCAATGAGCCCGACCAGGCAGTGGTTGTCATCAACCACCGGGTAGTTGCGGTAACGGGTTTCCAGCATGGTACGGCGCACCTCGGTAATCAGGTCGTCCTGGTTAAAAGCGACCAGGTTATCCCGTTGCATGAACTTGCCCAGGGGCTCATCCATGGGCACGTTACCCGTATCCCAGGCCTCCAGGAGCAGCCGGGCGAGATCGCCGACGGTAAAAAGCCCCAGGAGGTGCCGCTCCTCGTCGACTACCGCCATGGTCTTAACCCCGTGCTGGCGCATAAAGATCCCCGCCTGGCGCACAGTGGCCCCCGGCTGGATAAAGAGCAGCCCCCCATCCAGGACATCCTTCACCCGGGCGCGGACGTCCTTTACCAGGGGCGGCACAGGTATATCAAAATGAGAGAGGACGAATTCCGTCTCCCCGTTGATCTTGCCACACCGGGCCGCCTGGAAGCCGCCCCCATCCGTCTCGTTGCGCAGGGCGGCGTAGCCGATGGCCGCGGCAATGGAATCCGTATCGGGCCGCTGGTGACCGATGACCAGAATCTCTTTACTCATGCTCAATTTCCTCTCCCGTCAGTAACAATTATAACCCTTACCCCGACCCTTATAATTTTATTGTCAGTGGCGCCAAAAGGCAAGGGGCAGGGTGGATGAGGCCCTAGCCCTTCTGGCCGACCCTCAGGAGCAGGGCCCAGAGCCCCCCCAGGATTAAAGAGCCAAATAAAACCCCCAGGCCCAGGAGGGACAGGCCTCCAACCCGGGGGCCGGCTCCCGCGTGGATAATTAAAGCCCCGGCGCCGATGAGGGCGGCCGTGATCAGGGCGGCGCACAGCCGGGCCGAGACCAGATCCAGCTTTAAGTAAAGGTTCTCCAGCCCCCGGTGGACGAAGATGGTGGTTAATTGGCCCCGGGCGAGCTTATCCAGGCTGCGGGAGATATCCCGCGGTAGATCCAGCAGTTCCTGAAGAGTGGAAGCCGCCCGGTGGTAGGTCCGGCCGGGAGTGGGGTTGGGCCGCAGGCGGCTGCGCAGGAAGCCGGCAGCCAGGGGGCCACTCACCTCTACCAGATCCAGGGAGGGATCCAGGCGCCGGGCCAGGCTTTCTCCCTCCATGATCGTTCGCCCCAGAACAAAGAAAGTCCCCGGCATGCGGATGTTGTGCCGGCGGGCGAGTTCCACCATCCCCTGTAGCAAGCCCGCCAGGTTAAGCTCCCCTTTGCCCGTGCCCGTCGCCCGGTCCACCAGTTCCGCCGTATCTTCGTAAAGAGCCTGGTAGTCCACCGCCGCTTGGGGCCGGCCGAGCTTCAGGGTGACCTCGATCACGGCCTGCAGGTCACGTTCCTGGAGGGCTAAAATCAGCCTGGCGGCCTGATAGCGAAATTCCTCATCCAGACGGCCGGTAATGCCGAAATCAATCAATCCCAGGCAGTCATCGGGCAGGAAGAGAATATTGCCCGGGTGGGGGTCGCCGTGAAAGATCCCCTCCTGGAAAAAGGGCACCAGGAGGGCCTTGATGAGCAGGGCCG
Proteins encoded in this region:
- a CDS encoding (2Fe-2S)-binding protein — its product is MPIPDDIIICRCEEVTAGEVREAVRAGCNSLAAIRRYTRAGMGLCQGRTCTLLLRQVLSEEKDDAGEIEPPRPRPPIRALSMESLKPLE
- a CDS encoding NAD(P)/FAD-dependent oxidoreductase, producing the protein MVKKPDVLVIGGGMIGAALTWQLARRGLRVVMLSKHGLAGGASGANLGMVLLADCKPGFSFELALAGFREFGHLDEELGWDLEYENCPVLALIRNQAECQGAGEILGNLQRVNFPVALLTPAEVKEQEPSLDVANIHGALYMEQGRVNPLQLVAGYCRRAVEQGAYLGMDYEVLGFKVTAGRVTEVETDHGVLQPGMVVLAAGAWTRSLGLMLSLDIPQFYIHGEALVTAPVPGFLRHTIITVHSERAALEEEATRRALGGGGWDKIDGLKAVETAVNPTARGNLILGQVSTVDPAFRQTVNAGSIQLIIKGVQGYLPALNRLTCLRSWIAPVPFTYDHEPFVGPVPGIDNLYLASGFKSTLVVTPIITRLLAELIVDGATSPSLVPYYLERWGGFRVADS
- a CDS encoding FAD-dependent oxidoreductase is translated as MFPGIVDIAVVGGGPAGLVAAATAAGFGAGVLLIDENQALGGQLTKQIHKFFGSRGHWAGVRGYKIAARLVEAVQAAGIQVMTDAVAYGIFPDKVLGIATPKGSVSVAAKAIILATGANEKALAFPGWTLPGVMTAGAAQTLANIYRVLPGKRILMVGAGNVGLIVSYQLLQGGAEVVAVVEAQPHIGGYEVHAAKIKSLGVPVLTSHTILKAVGRESVEGAVIAALSSGLPVPGSEKMLEVDTICLAVGLTPAYELAAMAGCRLHFSREAGGWVPEYDATLETGVPGVFVAGDASGVEEASTAMEEGKLAAVAAAKYLGLIAPAAATGRIEAITAGLAELRGRNFSINHKKNDRVWQKIGGRGPKVIVECLEGIPCNPCETACPRGAIKVGRPITNIPAVDLDKCNGCGRCVAACPGQACFVVNLDYAEDTAAISLPWEMLPWPEQGQIVKMVDREGREVCTGRVLRVTNPSANDRTAVVTVAVPKEMAPSARRLARQRQVVEVG
- a CDS encoding (2Fe-2S)-binding protein — encoded protein: MLRINEHPVLGPAPQPRTVTIYYNGRPVEAHEGEPIAVALLANGVKALRLTDKKGEPRGIFCCIGRCSDCLVTVDGEQNVRSCITLVREGMEIKSQG
- a CDS encoding BMP family protein; the protein is MRKVYIWGIILALAVFTAAFLGGCGNKAANPPKEGTKQETGAGQQAETKKLKIAMLLPGTINDNGWNASAYEGLMLAKEKEGAEVAYRENVSQSDQEEAFRAYASSGYNVIFAHGFEFGDAAKKVAKDFPKTKFVVTSSDISQEPNVASLDIANKEVGFLGGVAAGLITKSNKVGFVGGMSIPSIINCRDGFIAGAKYANPGVTVLDSLTGNFDDAAKAREMAVALINQGADIVMQDADQAGLGVIQAGKDKKVLVIGYGKDQSNLAPENVVVSSKQSVPVGIAYITDLIAHGQFQAKAYLVGIKEGATGLYWNEQLASKVVKPEAKQKIEAIMADLKAGKINVDELIAKSKNK
- a CDS encoding GntR family transcriptional regulator — encoded protein: MFKLKRNTLHNQAIEALLGMIKEGYFIDNRLPSEEELAGMMGISRGTLREALHSLVNTGVITKKQGRGNFYHRDIAALSGRLDLTTDFIEILESQGGVVRVEQSQPVKTAASAGARAKLHLGPEDEVWSFDWLYYKNEQPAILAEIEIPHKYFLSPAWQQKPSRTLKEYYELHCASELAKMVIWMKSRTYSKAAGIFQKDFSAPLTWWEEAWYTLEDNPACYVNVYFKPGLVELAMVVNL
- a CDS encoding NAD(P)/FAD-dependent oxidoreductase — its product is MLADIVIIGGGYFGASAAYHLALRGFKIILVDRREVASGASGGNFGRVQLQDAELGLSLDLSLLSWQRILNLQEELDMDIEFRRSGSLIIATSPQEWEELQEFQQRKMGAGLEIELLEKQEVKEIEPHLNTELIKGASYCLEGQLNPFKLIYAFLHKASVRGCKVLENTPVTGFKVVNGKIKEVITSRGKISTNIVVVTTGAWTKMLGREMGLDIPVDFVWGEALVTEKAGPLLQNYFSLASFFESEHLNKNEPCVSLCCTCTNAGNLLIGETMMPGSIYQLNDSKGYLARKENLPFLARELARFFPGLSHLKVIRSWRVPVACTSNHRPYLGFWGPENMILAAGFKSSAIMTPIAGEIIAELAARGKYNLDLSEFQGERSKCLN
- a CDS encoding MFS transporter; the encoded protein is MSIAERLERLPLSSFHYKMLLICGIGWLFDAMDVGLVAFVLPAVGKEWSLTATQMGALGSIGLLGMGLGAVFGGSLSDLWGRKRVFNYTLIFYGIATFLAGLSVNYTMLMILRFLVGLGLGAEVPVAFTLASEFSPAQYRGRMSVLLESFWAFGWIASALIGYLAVPHWGWRLAFFIGALPALYAAVLRRALPESPRYLEKTGKEEEAREIVERIERSCGVDPSKVTASPVAATAETAVKATFADLWSSRYFRRTLCLWILWFGINFSYYGIVTWLPSLMVGKGFAIIKSFEYVLIMTLGQVPGYFSAAYLVEKIGRKATLVSYLVLSGVAAYMFSLSVTTSQIIWWGLAVYFFNLGAWGVLYAYTPEMYPTAIRATGSGWASFCGRIGAILAPVIVGQMIVAMGQAAAYPLIFILFTAVFVATALGMLLLGIETKGKTLEELARM
- a CDS encoding putative manganese-dependent inorganic diphosphatase produces the protein MSKEILVIGHQRPDTDSIAAAIGYAALRNETDGGGFQAARCGKINGETEFVLSHFDIPVPPLVKDVRARVKDVLDGGLLFIQPGATVRQAGIFMRQHGVKTMAVVDEERHLLGLFTVGDLARLLLEAWDTGNVPMDEPLGKFMQRDNLVAFNQDDLITEVRRTMLETRYRNYPVVDDNHCLVGLIARYHLLAMRGKRVILVDHNEKSQAVPGIEEAETLEIIDHHRVADIETAEPIMVRNEPVGSTATIIARMYKERGVQPAPAVAGVLCAAVLSDTLLFKSPTTTPVDKELATWLAQTAAIDVTNFGREMFRAGSSLAGRTGREIILEDFKNFHFGSTAVGIGQIEIIDPDTLPVGRGELQEELAKLQAEKRYDLVALMVTDLMRNGTELLYAGPQGRAVELAFNVTPGAGRVFLPGVMSRKKQIVPPLRRMLQE
- a CDS encoding ABC1 kinase family protein, producing the protein MPRQYHYLKRYIEVAAVLAHHGWQAYREAGSYRYPARRPLVAGRGSGVPAYRHLRLAFEELGPVFIKLGQLLSTRPDLVPAEMAAEFSYLQDRVRSLPAGVIRQQVFRELGAAPEEVFAHFDYQPLAAASIAQVHQARLPGGQVVAVKIQRPHLEGVVATDLAVLENLGRRLKGTAIGRICALEEILATFRRQIERELDFTAEALAMENFRRLYRELPQVIVPRVYWDFTTRGILTMDYLAGERLAEWPGQGVDGQRAALLIKALLVPFFQEGIFHGDPHPGNILFLPDDCLGLIDFGITGRLDEEFRYQAARLILALQERDLQAVIEVTLKLGRPQAAVDYQALYEDTAELVDRATGTGKGELNLAGLLQGMVELARRHNIRMPGTFFVLGRTIMEGESLARRLDPSLDLVEVSGPLAAGFLRSRLRPNPTPGRTYHRAASTLQELLDLPRDISRSLDKLARGQLTTIFVHRGLENLYLKLDLVSARLCAALITAALIGAGALIIHAGAGPRVGGLSLLGLGVLFGSLILGGLWALLLRVGQKG